From a single Okeanomitos corallinicola TIOX110 genomic region:
- a CDS encoding glycosyltransferase family 9 protein, giving the protein MRVVALVPGSIGDQILFFPTLDGLKRHYPDAQIDVVVEPQSKAAYQVSKSVHEVLTFDYKDRNSLADWGNLVGTIRDREYDVAISAGESWFVGLFLWLTGIPTRIGFQGKGAGFLTHVVSVNSSQYVASMYHDLLKPLGINKPCPELAVNILKPDIEWAQQQQQRLGINDSGYILVYGGSGKLSQINGADDSYPVANWQQIIQDCQQKQPDLPVLVIKETEDEPFVSSLVRSCPGIKVIATDDIRKLTAIIGGASLMLTINGAPLQLAVAVQTYTIALLGSVDPGRLLPTSDKFVAIKSMTGKTADIAPVTVLEKIWGG; this is encoded by the coding sequence ATGCGAGTAGTAGCCCTTGTACCTGGTTCAATTGGCGACCAAATTCTTTTCTTCCCCACCTTGGATGGTCTAAAGCGTCATTATCCCGACGCGCAGATAGATGTCGTGGTCGAACCCCAGTCAAAGGCTGCCTATCAAGTGAGCAAGTCAGTTCACGAGGTTTTGACCTTTGATTACAAGGATCGTAATAGTTTAGCAGATTGGGGTAACTTAGTCGGTACAATCCGCGATCGCGAATATGATGTTGCCATTAGCGCTGGAGAAAGTTGGTTTGTAGGTTTATTTCTCTGGCTAACGGGAATTCCCACCCGGATTGGTTTTCAAGGTAAGGGTGCTGGTTTTCTCACTCATGTTGTGTCTGTAAATTCTTCCCAATATGTAGCATCTATGTATCATGATCTGCTTAAACCTCTGGGAATTAATAAACCTTGTCCAGAGTTAGCAGTGAATATACTTAAACCAGATATAGAATGGGCGCAGCAGCAACAACAACGTTTAGGTATCAATGATTCAGGTTATATCCTGGTTTATGGCGGTTCTGGTAAGTTATCTCAAATTAATGGTGCAGATGACAGCTACCCTGTTGCTAATTGGCAACAAATTATTCAAGATTGTCAACAAAAACAGCCAGATTTACCAGTTCTAGTGATTAAAGAAACTGAGGATGAACCATTTGTATCATCTCTGGTCAGATCCTGTCCGGGTATTAAGGTTATTGCCACTGATGATATTCGTAAATTAACAGCCATTATTGGTGGTGCTAGTTTGATGTTAACTATCAACGGCGCGCCATTACAATTGGCTGTCGCTGTACAAACATACACAATTGCCCTTCTGGGTTCTGTAGATCCTGGTAGATTATTACCTACAAGTGATAAGTTCGTAGCTATTAAATCTATGACGGGCAAAACTGCGGATATTGCACCTGTAACCGTGCTGGAAAAAATTTGGGGAGGTTGA
- a CDS encoding isochorismatase, which yields MNTLLMNQFPIPPHFNPLKVGEVWRVPYQKLAPEAESWAKKQNISVSANDKVNICLLLIDVQNTFCIPDFELYVRGETGTGAVEDNQRLCEFIYRNLGIITKIIPTLDTHNTMQIFHPIFWINKDGKHPIPAATNITLSDIEAGIWQVNPVVANSITQGDYGLLEKQVFHYVKKLSLDGKYPLTVWPYHSMLGGIGHALVSSVEEAIFFHGIARQTQTQFELKGENPLTENYSILRPEVLTGFDDQPIADKNTNLIKQLLEYDAVIIAGQAKSHCVAWTIDDLLTEINQVDRTLTRKIYLLADCTSPVVVPGVVDYTEQANTAFKRFADAGMNMIKSTNEFVIEH from the coding sequence ATGAATACTCTCCTCATGAACCAATTTCCCATCCCCCCGCACTTTAACCCATTAAAGGTCGGTGAAGTTTGGCGCGTACCTTATCAAAAACTTGCTCCTGAAGCAGAATCATGGGCAAAAAAACAAAATATTTCAGTCTCAGCCAATGATAAAGTCAATATTTGTTTGTTATTAATAGATGTCCAAAATACTTTTTGTATTCCAGATTTTGAATTATATGTAAGGGGAGAAACTGGAACTGGTGCAGTTGAAGATAATCAAAGATTATGTGAGTTTATTTATCGTAATTTAGGCATAATTACTAAAATTATTCCCACCCTAGATACTCACAATACTATGCAAATTTTCCATCCTATATTTTGGATTAACAAAGATGGAAAACACCCCATACCAGCAGCTACCAATATTACACTATCAGACATAGAAGCAGGTATCTGGCAAGTAAATCCAGTGGTTGCTAATAGCATTACTCAAGGGGATTATGGATTATTAGAAAAACAGGTTTTTCATTATGTAAAAAAACTGAGTTTAGATGGTAAATATCCCCTCACGGTTTGGCCTTATCATTCTATGTTAGGAGGAATTGGCCATGCTTTGGTTTCCTCTGTAGAAGAAGCCATTTTTTTCCATGGTATTGCTCGTCAAACTCAAACACAGTTTGAATTAAAAGGAGAAAATCCTTTAACTGAAAATTATTCTATTTTGCGACCAGAAGTGTTAACGGGATTTGATGATCAGCCTATTGCTGACAAAAATACAAATTTAATTAAACAACTTTTGGAATATGATGCGGTGATTATTGCTGGACAAGCTAAGAGTCACTGTGTAGCTTGGACAATTGATGATTTATTAACAGAAATTAACCAGGTAGATCGCACCCTAACCAGGAAAATCTATCTATTAGCAGATTGCACTTCACCTGTAGTTGTTCCTGGTGTGGTTGACTACACAGAACAAGCTAATACAGCATTTAAAAGATTTGCAGATGCGGGAATGAACATGATTAAATCAACAAATGAATTCGTAATTGAGCATTGA
- the ispD gene encoding 2-C-methyl-D-erythritol 4-phosphate cytidylyltransferase, translated as MYLLIPAAGSGKRMGADRNKLLLEVRSKTLIAWTLLAAEAATAINWMGIISQPHDWDDFKAILADLKLTKPVEFIPGGNTRQESVYNGLQALPESAKQVLIHDGARCLATPNLLNNCAEAILSCSGLIAAIPVKDTIKIVDASNVVQSTPKRENLWAAQTPQGFDVKLLKQCHAEGVRQGWEVTDDAALLEKCGIEVQIVPGEETNLKVTTPQDLAIAEFILSHRE; from the coding sequence GTGTATTTATTAATTCCAGCCGCAGGTAGCGGTAAAAGAATGGGTGCTGACCGCAATAAACTTTTATTAGAGGTACGCTCGAAAACTCTCATTGCTTGGACTTTATTGGCTGCGGAAGCGGCAACTGCTATTAATTGGATGGGGATTATTTCCCAACCCCATGACTGGGATGACTTTAAAGCCATTCTGGCTGATTTAAAACTAACTAAACCTGTGGAATTTATTCCCGGTGGTAATACTCGCCAAGAATCAGTTTACAACGGTTTACAGGCATTGCCGGAGAGTGCTAAACAAGTGTTGATTCATGATGGAGCGCGATGTTTAGCTACGCCAAATTTACTTAATAATTGTGCGGAAGCAATTCTTAGCTGTTCGGGTTTAATAGCAGCTATACCAGTCAAAGACACAATCAAAATTGTAGATGCAAGTAATGTGGTTCAAAGTACACCCAAGAGAGAAAATCTGTGGGCAGCGCAAACACCCCAAGGGTTTGATGTTAAGCTACTCAAACAATGTCATGCTGAAGGTGTGCGCCAAGGTTGGGAAGTGACCGATGATGCAGCTTTATTGGAAAAATGTGGAATTGAAGTACAGATAGTCCCAGGGGAAGAAACAAATTTAAAAGTGACAACTCCCCAAGATTTAGCGATCGCTGAATTTATTTTAAGTCATAGGGAATAG
- a CDS encoding DUF3685 domain-containing protein encodes MSDRPLPLQLLLIDPDPIFRLGLRVALETIPHFQILADVPTDTAALQVLAEISPPDQNPVNLIILELGNGISSESQQLGLQFCRQLKAIYPQIPILLLSAISKPEILSTAQSIGVNGYCLKGTSISDLIPIITEIANGGFYWLEMPGIDSYLSRLPFVKLRNNIRLSGVEYIDKSLTSVTSKLKIPGLPILDKALLAGQRRELLAARWLVNHLLVTPEEKQPKQISKSPTPPTSYLQNSIIQTEPQQIQTIIPPLLTPKAIQSTLLTACINKLQFSLENLTDVPLEIDILREDKKRELLYIIIQKLSQQLEEIRDSQLINQQLSELRTKTLNYVWKSTLKDFYGKVLPLNIGGINIEVVDFLLNNSTNVETEILNKIPLIEDLFSYLLLQTDLYVDNKLSPAGSETANSQASMILENLIIQVANGVLQPLLNFLADVETIKQTFYDQHLISTREIERFRNNLSWKYRLNNYVNEPQAIFESRYELFVFAPRGIAKISVYSPRNQELAQLSGIPLTVTLILEFRDAIAPRVQSLVSFAGSGIVFILTQIIGKGLGLVARGILQGIGSVSFTDKNSKRNHQRNK; translated from the coding sequence ATGAGCGATCGCCCTTTACCTTTACAATTACTGTTAATTGACCCAGATCCCATTTTCCGTTTAGGATTAAGGGTAGCTCTAGAAACAATTCCCCATTTTCAAATATTAGCTGATGTCCCCACAGATACGGCAGCTTTGCAGGTTTTAGCGGAAATTTCTCCACCTGATCAAAACCCAGTTAATTTAATCATTTTAGAATTAGGAAATGGTATTTCTAGCGAATCTCAGCAGCTAGGATTGCAATTTTGTAGACAACTAAAAGCTATATATCCCCAAATACCTATTTTATTGTTGAGTGCAATATCCAAACCAGAAATATTATCAACTGCTCAAAGCATTGGTGTTAATGGTTATTGTCTTAAAGGTACATCTATTTCTGACTTAATTCCTATTATTACAGAAATAGCCAATGGTGGTTTTTACTGGTTAGAAATGCCAGGAATAGATTCTTATTTATCTCGTTTACCCTTTGTAAAACTGCGAAATAATATCCGTTTATCAGGAGTTGAATATATTGATAAATCGCTCACTTCTGTGACATCTAAATTAAAAATTCCCGGACTACCAATATTAGATAAAGCTCTTTTAGCAGGACAAAGAAGAGAACTCTTAGCAGCACGTTGGTTAGTTAATCATTTATTAGTTACACCAGAGGAAAAACAACCCAAACAAATATCTAAATCACCTACTCCACCTACTTCTTATCTTCAGAATAGTATTATTCAAACAGAACCACAACAGATACAAACTATTATCCCACCTTTACTAACTCCGAAAGCAATACAATCTACATTATTGACAGCTTGTATTAATAAACTGCAATTTTCACTAGAAAATCTCACAGATGTACCATTAGAGATTGATATTCTGCGGGAAGACAAAAAAAGAGAATTACTATATATTATCATTCAAAAACTATCTCAACAATTAGAAGAAATTAGAGATTCACAATTGATAAATCAGCAATTATCTGAATTAAGAACTAAAACTCTTAATTATGTATGGAAGTCAACCCTGAAAGATTTTTATGGTAAAGTTTTGCCTCTAAATATAGGTGGAATAAATATAGAAGTCGTTGATTTCTTATTAAATAACTCTACAAATGTAGAAACTGAAATTCTTAATAAAATTCCCTTGATTGAAGACTTATTTTCCTATCTGCTTTTACAAACAGATTTATATGTTGATAATAAATTATCTCCAGCAGGTAGCGAAACAGCAAATTCTCAAGCATCAATGATTCTAGAAAATTTAATCATTCAAGTTGCTAATGGTGTTTTACAACCACTGTTAAATTTTTTGGCAGATGTAGAAACTATTAAACAAACTTTCTATGATCAACATTTGATTTCCACAAGAGAAATTGAAAGATTTAGAAATAATTTATCTTGGAAATACAGGTTAAATAATTATGTAAATGAACCCCAGGCAATTTTTGAAAGTCGTTATGAACTATTTGTATTTGCACCTCGTGGTATTGCTAAAATCTCCGTTTATTCACCCCGCAACCAGGAGTTAGCACAACTCTCTGGTATTCCTTTAACGGTGACATTAATCTTAGAATTTAGGGATGCGATCGCACCTCGTGTACAATCTTTAGTATCATTTGCAGGTAGTGGTATTGTTTTTATCCTCACCCAAATAATTGGTAAAGGTTTAGGTTTAGTTGCTCGTGGTATTCTCCAAGGTATTGGTAGTGTTTCTTTCACAGACAAAAACTCTAAACGCAATCATCAAAGAAATAAATAA
- a CDS encoding CRR6 family NdhI maturation factor, protein MTITISLNSNFIHNLDLSPALEVIEPLLQEKSVTSQEQQLSFEINYTREANDPRELSEIPEVRLWFVRLDAKYPWLPFLLDWKSGELARYAAMLVPHQFSSKEGILYNPEALEIFLMHKIFILSDWLKQQNIPTQFRLKSLAQILGYELEDGFFEMIEKSNL, encoded by the coding sequence ATGACAATCACAATCAGCCTCAATAGCAACTTTATTCATAACCTAGATTTGTCACCTGCATTAGAGGTAATTGAACCACTGCTGCAAGAAAAATCTGTTACATCCCAGGAACAGCAACTAAGCTTTGAAATTAACTATACACGGGAAGCCAATGATCCCAGGGAACTTTCAGAAATTCCAGAGGTAAGATTGTGGTTTGTGCGTTTAGATGCCAAGTATCCGTGGTTGCCATTTTTACTAGACTGGAAATCAGGGGAATTAGCCCGTTATGCAGCCATGTTAGTACCTCATCAATTTAGTTCAAAAGAAGGCATTCTCTACAACCCAGAAGCCTTAGAAATATTTTTGATGCACAAAATTTTTATTTTGAGCGATTGGTTAAAACAGCAAAATATACCCACTCAATTTAGATTGAAATCTCTCGCACAAATTTTAGGTTATGAATTAGAAGATGGATTTTTTGAAATGATTGAAAAAAGTAATTTGTAA
- a CDS encoding NAD(P)/FAD-dependent oxidoreductase has protein sequence MTNDYDIVIIGGDLAGYKAALEAIQLQAKVALVQPQVNYELNHNYVLRELSKISRQCLEIANIGIINHTENTELTNKLQTPKIHSNSCNYSDQQAILYAQNITANFNQVNSLTNLATQGVDVIIGKGKFQTSKKLNFVVNNRILKGRSYILACGSCPNIPNIEGLQNTGYLTLANIWQSLEKSNLPKNWVIIGGLPQSIEIAQTLAHLGCSINLILNHPSFLSHLEPEIGQLLIAELEADGIRVFNKINISQVRKIENKKWLQAGNKAIETDEILVATGQQPNIEDLNLAAAGVKWYPHRLVINKKLQTTNQRIYACGDVIGGYDIPNIANYEAKIAVKNALFFNRNTVNYSDLPWVINSQSTVAQVGLTERQAKHRYGTKEVLVFKNYFKTLTAAQIKNEITGICKLIVLKNGKILGCSILGAAAGELINLISLAMSKNLKIENLGKLAVVYPSYAEILEQTAREWSQQKLHQNHNLQEFLQSFFHLRRDWNL, from the coding sequence ATGACTAATGACTACGATATCGTCATAATTGGTGGTGATCTTGCCGGCTACAAAGCGGCTTTAGAAGCTATCCAACTACAGGCTAAAGTTGCCTTAGTACAGCCTCAAGTTAATTATGAGTTGAATCATAATTACGTACTTAGAGAACTCAGTAAAATCTCTCGGCAATGTTTAGAAATAGCAAATATTGGTATTATTAACCATACAGAAAATACAGAACTAACCAATAAATTACAAACACCAAAAATACATTCAAATAGCTGCAATTATTCTGATCAACAAGCAATATTGTATGCTCAAAATATAACTGCAAATTTCAACCAAGTTAATTCCCTCACTAACTTAGCTACTCAAGGAGTTGATGTAATTATTGGTAAGGGAAAATTTCAAACTTCCAAAAAGCTAAACTTTGTAGTTAATAACCGAATTTTAAAGGGACGTAGTTATATACTCGCTTGTGGTTCTTGTCCAAATATTCCTAACATTGAAGGTTTACAAAATACAGGTTATCTGACATTAGCTAATATTTGGCAATCTTTAGAAAAATCAAATCTACCCAAAAATTGGGTAATTATTGGTGGTTTACCCCAAAGTATTGAAATAGCCCAAACTTTAGCCCACTTGGGTTGTAGCATCAATTTAATATTGAATCATCCAAGTTTTTTATCTCATCTTGAACCAGAAATAGGACAATTATTAATAGCAGAATTAGAAGCTGATGGTATCAGAGTTTTCAATAAAATAAATATTTCTCAAGTCAGAAAAATAGAAAATAAAAAATGGTTACAAGCTGGAAATAAAGCAATTGAAACAGATGAAATTTTAGTAGCAACTGGACAACAACCAAATATAGAAGATTTGAATTTAGCAGCAGCAGGAGTTAAATGGTATCCACACCGTTTAGTTATTAATAAAAAACTGCAAACTACAAATCAGCGAATTTATGCCTGTGGTGATGTAATTGGTGGTTATGATATTCCGAATATTGCTAATTATGAAGCTAAAATTGCCGTCAAAAATGCGCTATTTTTTAATAGAAATACAGTCAATTATTCTGATCTTCCTTGGGTAATAAATTCTCAATCAACAGTAGCACAAGTAGGTTTAACAGAACGACAAGCTAAACACCGATATGGAACAAAGGAAGTTTTAGTTTTTAAAAACTATTTTAAAACATTAACAGCAGCACAAATTAAAAATGAAATTACAGGTATTTGTAAATTAATAGTTTTAAAAAATGGTAAAATTTTAGGATGTTCTATATTAGGTGCAGCAGCGGGAGAATTAATAAATTTAATTTCTTTGGCAATGTCTAAAAATCTGAAAATTGAAAATTTAGGAAAATTAGCTGTTGTTTATCCTAGTTATGCAGAAATTTTAGAACAAACTGCAAGAGAATGGAGTCAACAAAAACTGCATCAAAATCATAATTTACAAGAGTTTTTACAAAGTTTCTTTCATCTTAGAAGAGACTGGAATTTGTGA
- a CDS encoding Fur family transcriptional regulator, whose amino-acid sequence MQKPAISKKVIRSLEDALDRCQMLGMRVSRQRRFILELLWQANEHLSAREIYDRLNQQGKEIGHTSVYQNLDALSSQGIIECIEHCDGRLYGNISDAHSHLNCLDTNQILDVYVELPKDIIEQVEAQTGVKISGYTINFFGHRNLIPD is encoded by the coding sequence ATGCAAAAGCCAGCTATTTCTAAAAAAGTAATTCGTTCTCTAGAAGATGCTCTAGATAGATGTCAAATGCTTGGGATGCGTGTGAGTCGCCAGCGCCGATTTATACTAGAATTACTTTGGCAAGCCAATGAACATCTTTCAGCCAGAGAAATTTATGACCGCTTAAACCAACAAGGTAAAGAGATTGGTCATACATCTGTTTATCAAAATCTAGATGCACTATCTAGTCAAGGGATAATTGAATGTATTGAACATTGTGATGGGCGTTTATACGGAAATATTAGTGATGCTCATAGTCACCTTAACTGCTTAGATACAAATCAAATTTTAGATGTGTATGTAGAATTACCAAAGGATATAATTGAGCAAGTAGAAGCACAAACAGGTGTGAAAATTAGTGGTTACACCATCAACTTTTTTGGACACCGGAACTTAATACCTGATTAA
- a CDS encoding M23 family metallopeptidase, translating into MNFIYRSLFLCGLISFTGLISIFSKPQSANAELKIKGNQMIAVPLIKTASATTITGYPLTNFTTIALPYGWQIHPITGKVFFHSGVDLVAPVGTQVKASAPGIVVFAKDQGSYGKLVIINHAGGLQTRYAQLETIQVNLGQTIQKDDIIGTVGATGQPTSRETHLHFEIRADEPLGWTAKDPKEYLK; encoded by the coding sequence ATGAATTTTATATATCGTTCCCTGTTTTTATGTGGTTTAATTAGCTTTACGGGATTAATATCCATATTTTCAAAACCACAAAGTGCTAATGCTGAACTAAAGATAAAAGGGAATCAGATGATCGCAGTTCCCCTGATAAAAACCGCATCAGCGACAACAATAACAGGATATCCCTTAACTAATTTTACAACTATAGCATTACCTTATGGATGGCAAATTCATCCAATTACAGGTAAAGTTTTTTTTCATAGTGGTGTTGATTTAGTCGCACCTGTAGGTACACAAGTAAAAGCGAGCGCTCCTGGTATTGTCGTCTTTGCCAAAGATCAAGGCAGCTATGGCAAATTAGTGATAATCAACCATGCAGGAGGTTTACAAACTCGTTACGCCCAATTAGAGACCATACAAGTGAATTTAGGACAAACAATACAAAAAGACGACATTATAGGAACAGTAGGTGCTACAGGACAACCTACATCTAGGGAAACACATCTACATTTTGAAATTCGTGCTGATGAACCCTTGGGGTGGACAGCTAAAGATCCAAAAGAGTATTTGAAATAA
- the scpB gene encoding SMC-Scp complex subunit ScpB: MSKKNIPITIKIEAILYLKGKPLSVSEIADYAGCDRHTAEEGIIELIDSYARRDSALEVVDTANGYSLQLRSDFYDLVQALIPVELGVGALRTLAAIALNSPILQSDLINLRGSGVYQHVPELVELGFVRKRRDGESRSYSLQVTPKFHQYFQIDQLPEIIPIDRQEQQLELELARTDNSEETGETGGD, translated from the coding sequence ATGTCCAAGAAAAATATACCTATAACCATCAAAATAGAAGCGATTTTATATTTAAAGGGTAAACCCTTATCTGTGAGTGAAATTGCAGATTATGCTGGGTGCGATCGCCATACAGCAGAAGAAGGCATAATTGAACTGATAGATAGCTATGCCCGTCGGGATAGTGCCTTAGAAGTTGTAGACACTGCAAATGGTTATAGTTTACAACTGCGGTCAGATTTTTATGATTTAGTACAGGCGTTGATACCTGTAGAATTAGGTGTAGGAGCTTTGCGAACATTAGCCGCCATCGCTCTCAATAGTCCGATTTTACAAAGTGATTTAATTAACCTCCGTGGTTCAGGTGTATATCAACACGTTCCTGAATTAGTAGAACTGGGATTTGTCCGCAAACGCCGAGATGGAGAATCTCGGTCATATTCATTACAAGTTACACCTAAATTTCATCAATATTTTCAAATTGATCAACTTCCTGAAATTATCCCCATAGATCGCCAAGAACAGCAACTAGAACTAGAGTTAGCAAGAACAGACAACAGTGAAGAAACAGGTGAAACAGGGGGAGATTAA
- a CDS encoding HhoA/HhoB/HtrA family serine endopeptidase, whose protein sequence is MKLSVKQLAVYLWLVAIGGSIGWFGSQYVLQNKTFTELKNVTASVPQESVIAYPRLSVGNAVNSDNVNFIADAVQKVGPAVVRINATRKVANPIFDMFKKPIWQPFFGEEEQPIPQERIERGTGSGFILSEDGQLLTNAHVVAKTDKVQVTLKDGRVFEGKVVGVDNITDVAVVKIPANKLPTVKLGNSHNLIPGQWAIAIGNPLGLDNTVTIGIISATDRTSAQVGVPDRRVSFIQTDAAINPGNSGGPLLNAQGEVIGINTAIRTDAQGLGFAIPIEVAARIAHDLFTKGQADHPFLGIEMSTLSPTQKQDFDQGNLFNIQPDVGIVVTQVTKNSPAEKGGLLPGDVIQKINGQPVKITAQLHKMVESSKVGDILAIEVNRNGKTKTLKVRSGTKP, encoded by the coding sequence ATGAAGTTATCTGTAAAGCAATTAGCCGTTTATCTTTGGTTAGTGGCTATTGGTGGCAGCATTGGTTGGTTTGGGAGTCAATATGTACTCCAAAATAAAACATTTACAGAGTTGAAAAATGTCACAGCTTCAGTACCTCAAGAATCTGTTATAGCTTATCCTAGATTAAGTGTGGGCAATGCTGTTAATAGTGATAACGTTAATTTTATTGCTGATGCTGTACAAAAAGTTGGGCCTGCGGTGGTGCGAATCAATGCCACTCGAAAAGTAGCAAATCCAATTTTTGATATGTTTAAAAAGCCTATTTGGCAGCCTTTTTTTGGAGAAGAGGAGCAACCAATTCCCCAAGAACGTATAGAGCGCGGTACAGGTTCGGGATTTATTTTAAGCGAAGATGGTCAATTACTGACTAATGCTCATGTAGTTGCAAAGACAGACAAAGTACAAGTTACCCTCAAAGATGGGCGAGTTTTTGAGGGTAAAGTAGTGGGTGTGGATAATATCACTGATGTAGCAGTGGTGAAAATTCCTGCTAATAAATTACCTACAGTTAAATTAGGTAATTCACATAACTTAATCCCTGGTCAATGGGCGATCGCTATTGGTAATCCTTTAGGTTTGGATAATACTGTGACTATTGGCATTATCAGCGCGACAGATCGCACCAGCGCCCAAGTAGGAGTTCCTGATAGGCGAGTTAGCTTTATCCAAACTGATGCAGCTATTAACCCTGGTAACTCTGGCGGACCTCTTCTGAATGCCCAAGGAGAAGTTATTGGGATTAATACCGCTATTCGCACTGATGCTCAAGGACTTGGGTTTGCTATTCCCATAGAAGTTGCCGCTCGTATTGCCCATGATTTGTTTACCAAAGGACAGGCAGATCACCCTTTTTTGGGGATTGAAATGTCAACTCTTTCACCTACCCAAAAACAAGATTTTGATCAGGGAAACCTTTTTAACATTCAACCTGATGTTGGTATAGTCGTCACACAAGTAACCAAAAATTCCCCGGCAGAGAAAGGGGGACTGCTCCCCGGTGACGTGATTCAAAAAATCAATGGTCAACCTGTGAAAATTACAGCCCAATTACACAAAATGGTTGAGTCTAGTAAAGTCGGTGACATTTTAGCAATTGAAGTCAACCGCAATGGTAAAACTAAGACTCTCAAAGTGCGTTCAGGAACTAAACCGTGA
- a CDS encoding DUF760 domain-containing protein: MVFDPDFLNDNSEEHTNQILNDHLGENPNQLLKYLQHQSPDVLARVAQSVSPEIKQIISQNVQGLVGMLPGEHFHVQVTTDRDNLAGLLASAMMTGYFLRQMEQRMQLEHLSNE, encoded by the coding sequence ATGGTGTTTGATCCTGACTTTTTGAATGACAACTCTGAGGAACACACTAATCAGATTTTGAACGATCACTTGGGGGAAAACCCGAATCAGTTATTGAAATATTTACAGCATCAATCCCCCGACGTTCTCGCCCGTGTAGCCCAGTCTGTCAGCCCGGAAATTAAACAAATCATCTCCCAGAATGTTCAAGGGCTGGTGGGAATGCTCCCAGGGGAACATTTTCACGTCCAAGTGACAACAGACAGGGATAATTTAGCTGGGCTATTAGCATCAGCAATGATGACGGGGTATTTTCTGCGTCAAATGGAACAAAGAATGCAACTAGAACATTTATCCAACGAATAG